The nucleotide window GAACTCCGCCTGTCTGTGGGAAAGCTTTTCGATACGGGCTGTGTCACCTGCTGCCACGGCCTGCTCCCACTGCTCCCAGAACTCGTTCCAGGAAGGCAGCGCGGACAGCACCCAGGAGAGCAATTGCCGATCAAGCACCTCCCCGGTCATCTCCTGGGCCACGTAGCCGACCCGGGCGCCCTTGGACAGGGTCATCTGCCCTTCGTCGGGCCGGATTTCACCGGCCAACACCTTGAGCAGCGTACTTTTTCCGCACCCGTTGGGACCGGTCAGGGCGAGGCGCATGCCCGGCGTGATCTCAAAGGCCACGTCGGCAAACACGGACTCTCCGCCGTAGCTTTTTCCGAGATTCTGTACAGTGATGCGGGACATGGGTGTAGGGAATACAATCGGCGGAACAGATTGGCAAGCCGGTTTTGACCCCCGCCCCCATCCGGGGTACATAATCGTGATGCGTTCCTGGTTCGTCTATCTCCTCTGTTGCGCCGACAACAGCCTGTATTGCGGCATCACCACCGACATGGACCGGCGGTTGACGCAGCACAATGCGGGCACGGCCTCAAAATACACCCGGGTGCGCCGCCCCGTTTCCCTGGCCGCCCTGACACAGGTTGAAGACAAAAGCGCGGCCCTCAAGCTCGAAATCCAGGTCAAGAAACAATCGCGGTCCAACAAGGTAGCTTTCCTGCTCGCAGCCCCACAACCCCGATAGGCAACCCGGCCGCCCGGATACGCTTGAATAAATGTCAACTATTGCGTATTCCTCAATTTGAGGGGGCGTGCACCCTATTATAATATAACAGAAAATACGACATGCTCGATTCAAACACGACATATCTGCTCCTGGCCATGGCAGGCTTCGTCTTCGCAGCCGTGGTGTTGGTGCATGGCCACAACTGCAACGATACGATCAAGAGAAAAAGCAACCAGGTCCACAACATCACCGAACAACTGGGGAAAAAAATCGATGTCCTTGAACGGGAAGTCGTCGATCTTCAGACGAAGATCGACGAGGTCGACGATCAAATCAATTCCCTAGAGGAATAACGAACCATGACCTTCCCCCTTATCCTCTTCTTCATCTGTGCGGCGGTAACGGTCTTTTTTTTCCGCCGGATTTCGGTAGGCAAAATCAACGCCCTGAACGAACTGTCCAAACAAAAGCAGGCGGTTGAATCCAAGTACGACTATCTCGTGCGGGAAAGGGCGGGATTGAAAAAGGAATTGGCGCACAAGGAGAGGCGGCTCGCCACCCTGGTCAACAACCAGGAAGGCATCCGGATCAAGACGGCCTCCGAGATGCATATTGAAGAGGAGACCGAGGAAGACCGGATAAGCAACCTGCTCATCTCCATGGGCAAGCTCTCCGTCGAGCAGAACGAAAAGGTCAAACAGAAGATGGACGTGCTCAAAATGGACTTCCTCGCCACCTGCCTGACGCTGGGCTACATCGACGCTGAGACCAGCAAGAAGATGTTGAAAAGGCAAAAATAGCCAGGGCATGGGCTCCCACCCCGTTTTCTCCGCCCCCCTCTTCTGCGGCACAATACGCTATTTCCCCGGTCGCGGATCCTCCCTTCCGGCCCCGGCAGATATCCACAAATATAATTGCACCGTCTCATCGATCATGAATAAGCTATCACTCTAGAGAACAAACCAATCGGGCATGCCCAGCATGCCCTGACAAAAAATATACAACATGCTAGATTTCAACACACTTTCTCTAATTTTCGTCATGGGAGCCCTGATCATATTGGGTGCCGTGGTGGTGCACTTTCAAAACTGCAGCAACATGATCCGAAAAAAACGCATGGAGTTCCAAGGTCTCTTCAACATGCTGGAAAAAAAACTCGGAGACCTTGAGCGGGAGGTCATTGAACTTCAAATGGAAATCGACGGGATCGACAAACAGATCAAGTCCATGCAGTGAGTCAAGCCATGGTCCTATCAATCGCCCTACTATTCATCTGTGCTGGAGTGGCAATATTCCTGTTTCGCATGATTTCGCAGAAAAAAGTCGCTTCCATCCACACCATGGTCAAGCGCAAAAAGGCGTTGGAGTCCAAATACGACTTCATGCTGGGTAAAAAATGGGAACTCCAGGCCGAGTTGTCCCGAAAAAAGCAGCAGCTTGAAACTCTCATCAACAACGAGACGGGATACAAGATCAAGACTGCTGCCCAGGTCTGCATCTCGGAAGAAGACGTGGAAGAAAAGATCAGCACGTACCTTCTCGCCTCGGGAAAGATCTCACTGGAACAGGACCATAAGATCCGAAAGGAAAAATGCGTTCTCAACATGGATTATTTGTCCACCGGCGTCACGCTGGGATATATCGACCTGAAAATCAGCGAACAGCTCGGCAGAGGCAACTGGACTCTAGGGCGATAATCAATTCCATGCCTGAAAAAAACGGGCCGCACCCTGATGGGGTGCGGCCCGTTGTCATTGTGATCTGCCGTGTCTTACAAGTTCGCCAAAACGGCATCGGCCATGGCCACGCAGCCCACGGCCTTGCCGCCTGCCTGCATGATGTCGCCGGTGCGGTATCCCTGTTCCAGGGTTTTCTCCACGGCAGTCTCGATGCAGTCGGCCTCCACCACCATGTCGAATGAATGCCGAAGCATCATGGCCACGGACAGGATGGTGGCCAACGGGTTGGCCTTGTCCTGGCCCGCGATATCCGGAGCGGAACCGTGGATGGGCTCGTACAGGCCGGGATTGGCCGCACCCAGGGACGCGGACGGCAGCATCCCGATGGACCCGGTGATGGCCGCCGCTTCGTCGGAAAGGATGTCGCCGAAAAGATTTCCGGTGACCACCACGTCGAACTGGGACGGGTCGCGCACCAACTGCATGGCCGCATTGTCCACGTACATGTGGGACAGTTCCACGTCGGCGTAGTTTTTGTGCTCGTCGATGACGATCTCGCGCCAGACGCGGGACACGTCCAGCACGTTGGCCTTGTCCACGGAGCAGACGCGACCGTCGCGCTTGCGGGCGGCCTCGAAGGCCACCTTGGCGATGCGCCGGATCTCATGCTCATAGTAGGTCATGGTGTTGTACCCGAACCGCTCGCCGTCCTTTTCGCCGTCAAAACGGGGCTCGCCGAAATAGATGCCGCCGGTCAACTCGCGCACGACCATGACGTCCAGTCCACGGGCCACGATATCCGGGCGCAGGTAACAGGCGTCGGCCAGCTCCTTGAACAACCGGGCCGGTCGCAGGTTGGCGAACAGCCCCAGCTCCTTGCGGATGCCGAGCAACCCCTTTTCGGGGCGGATGGCCGGGTCGATGGTGTCCCACTTGGGACCGCCCACCGCGCCCAGCAGCACGGCGTCGGCATCCCTGCACTTGGCAACGGTGTCCGCGGGCAGAGGCACGCCCTCGGCATCGATGGCGCAACCGCCGATCAATGCCTCGGTGGTCTCGAACTTGCGGTCGAACTTGGCGCCGACCGCTTCCAGTACGCGCAGGGCCTGGGCAACGATTTCGGTGCCGATACCGTCACCAGGCAAGACGCATATTTTCATAGCATTCTCCAATCAAAGTTATATGATTGCGGCCAATTACAGCCGACTTCAATCAATCTAAGCCAGTTTCCGTTTTGCGTACTGCACCAGTCCGCCCGCATCCAGGATTTCCTGCATGAAGGGAGGAACGGCGGCAGCCTGCACGGTCACGCCGGTGGT belongs to Pseudodesulfovibrio portus and includes:
- a CDS encoding GIY-YIG nuclease family protein, whose product is MRSWFVYLLCCADNSLYCGITTDMDRRLTQHNAGTASKYTRVRRPVSLAALTQVEDKSAALKLEIQVKKQSRSNKVAFLLAAPQPR
- the leuB gene encoding 3-isopropylmalate dehydrogenase, translated to MKICVLPGDGIGTEIVAQALRVLEAVGAKFDRKFETTEALIGGCAIDAEGVPLPADTVAKCRDADAVLLGAVGGPKWDTIDPAIRPEKGLLGIRKELGLFANLRPARLFKELADACYLRPDIVARGLDVMVVRELTGGIYFGEPRFDGEKDGERFGYNTMTYYEHEIRRIAKVAFEAARKRDGRVCSVDKANVLDVSRVWREIVIDEHKNYADVELSHMYVDNAAMQLVRDPSQFDVVVTGNLFGDILSDEAAAITGSIGMLPSASLGAANPGLYEPIHGSAPDIAGQDKANPLATILSVAMMLRHSFDMVVEADCIETAVEKTLEQGYRTGDIMQAGGKAVGCVAMADAVLANL
- a CDS encoding biogenesis of lysosome-related organelles complex 1 subunit 2 is translated as MLDSNTTYLLLAMAGFVFAAVVLVHGHNCNDTIKRKSNQVHNITEQLGKKIDVLEREVVDLQTKIDEVDDQINSLEE